CGGGATGGACCGGCTCCGCCTCCGGGCATTACGGTCACCCGCGCGCGGCGCGTGGGGCGGCTAGACGCTGACCAATATCTTGTAGAGCTCCCGGAGCCGCTGCGTCACGGGGCCGAGCTCTCCGGTTCCGATCACGCGGCCGTCGATCATGCCCACGGGCGTCTGCGCGCCGAAGGTGCCGGTGAGGAACGCCTCGTCGGCGCCGTAGGTGTCGACCAGCGAGAAGTTCCGCTCGAAGACCGGGATGTCGTTCGCACGGCAGAGGTCGATCACCTTCTGCCGCGTGATCCCGTTCATGCAGTAATCGCCGGTCGAGGTCCAAACCGCGCCATTCCGCACGATGAAGAAGTTGCACGCATTGGTCGTGTTCACGAAGCCATGCACGTCCAGCATCAGCGCCTCGTCGGCGCCGGCCTTCTCGGCAGCGATGCAGGCGAGAATGCAGTTGAGCTTGGAATGCGAGTTCAGCTTGGGATCCTGCGTCATCGGCAATCCGCGCAGGTGCGGCACGGTTGCGAGCGACACGGGGCGGGGGATCTTCGGGCGCGAATGCTCCATGATTATCACCATGGTCGGCCCCGAGACCGAGAGGCGCGGGTGCTGGAACGGCAGGCGCTTCACGCCGCGCGTGACCATCAGCCGGGCATGGGCGTCGGAGGTCATGCCATTGGCGGCACGCGTCTCCTCGAGGGCATCAAGCACCTCGTCCGGGCTGCGGCCGATATCGAGGTCGATCGCCTTCGCGGCCTCGAAGAGTCGGGCGACATGCTCGTCGGGAAAGGTCCAGCGCCCATCGTATAGGCGCAGCCCTTCCCAGACGCCGTCGCCCAGCATGAAGCCGCTGTCATAGACCGAGACCTTCGCGTCGGGCCGCGGCGTCAGGGTTCCGTCGATCCAGATGAGGATATCGGCGTTGCGCGCGTCCTCCTCGGCCTCGTGTGTGCTGATCTTGTCCATAGGCGGGAGGCTGCCGTCACGCGGGCGTGATTTGCAAGCCGTCGCCCGCCGCGTGAAGGTAGACCGAACGGTTCAGGAGGGGCGATCATGACGCGCGAGACGACACAGAACCTGCGGCTGGTCCTTCTGGTGATCGCGATCCTCGCGGGTGTCGCGGTCCAGGGGCATCACGACCGGAGCGGCAAGGCCGAGGCCGAACCCCGGATCGAGACCTCGATGCTGGGATGACGCGGCCGCGGGCGGGATGATCCCGCCGCGGAGGATTCGGCACGCTCTCGCCGATCTTGGGTGGCGAGAACGGTTGACGGAGCGATGTGTCGGATACGACGCGCGTTATGCATGTCCATGCGGTCCGGCATCCGGGTCCGCATGACGAACCCCGTGCCGGCGCGGAACGGGGCGGGCGTCAGTAGAAGGCCGGCGCGTTGTTGATGAGCACGGTGCGCAGCACGAAGATCCCGAGGATGACGATCAGCGGCGCGAGGTCGAGCCCACCCATCTGCGGCAGTGCCCGCCGGATCGGGCCGTAGACCGGCTCGAGCAGGCGGTTCAGCCCGTCCCAGATCTGGGCGACGATCGGCTGGCCGAGGTTGAGCACCCCGAACTGGATCAGCCAGGACATGATGATGTGGACGATGATGATCGTCTGCGCCACCGAGAGCAGCATCATGATGATCTGGAAGAGCGAGGTCATGGGCGGTTCCTGTGGTTGCGCCCCCGATCTAGGCGCGGCGAGGAGCCATAGCAACCGGACGCCGCGTTCGGGTTGACGCCGCGCGCGCCCGGCCGGAGGACGACACCATGTATCCATTCCTGCGACTCGCCCATCAACTCGTCCGCGCGCGGGGTCTGCCCCCGCTCGGGCTTCGCGACGTGCATGTTTCGCAACATCGCTGCTGGCCCTGGGATCTCGACGGGTTCATGGAGATGAACAACGGGCGCACCCTGACGCTCTACGACCTGGGGCGCTTCGGGGCCGGGGTCCGCATGGGCCTTTCGGGCGTCCTTCGGGAAAAGCGCTGGGGTCTCGCCGTCGCGGGGACGAGCGTGCGCTACCGCAAGCGCGTCACCGCCTTCCAGAGGATCGAGATGCGCACCCGTGTCGTCGGCTGGGACGCGCGCTTCGTCTATATCGTGCAGGACATGTGGGTCGCGGGCACCTGCTGCAGCCAGGCGCTCCTGCGGACGGCGGTGGTGGCAGGCGGCCGGGCCGTGCCGACGTCCGAGGTGCTGGCCGCGATGGGCGAGGACGCGACGCCGCCCGAGCTGCCCGAATGGGTCGCGGCATGGATCGAGGCCGAGGCCACGCGCCCCTGGCCCCCGGAACGGCCCGCCGCCGCCTGACGGGCCGTCACGCGAGCGTTGCATGAGCGTGCTTTCCCGACCAAGGTCGCCGTGACGACCGGGGAGACGGCCATGACCACCGAAACGGACGCCGGGGCCCTGCGCAAGCGGGTGCGCGGCTGGATGATGTTCGACTTCGCGTCGCAGCCTTACAACACGCTTCTGCTGACCTTCATCTTCGGACCCTATTTCGCGACCGTCGTCGGCGACCCGGTCGCTGCGCAGTCGATGTGGGGCTTCGCCATCGGCTTCGCGGGCTTGGCCATCGCGCTGCTGGCGCCGGTGCTCGGTGCACTTGCCGATGCGTCCGGGCGGCATCTGGGATGGATCTGGTTCTTCTCGGGGCTCTACATCCTCGGGGCGGCGGCGCTCTGGTGGGCGGTGCCCGACGCGGACGGCGTGACGCTGATCCTCGTGGCCTTCTGCCTCGGACTGATCGGCATGGAATTCGCGACGATCTTCACCAATGCGATGCTGCCCACGCTGGGCCCGCGCGACGAGATCGGCCGCATCTCCGGCAGCGGCTGGGCGCTGGGCTATGTCGGCGGGGTGATCGCGCTGGTCATCATGCTGCTGCTGTTTGCCGAGAATGCGTCGGGCGTGACCCTGCTGGGCCAGCCGCCGCTGTTCGGGCTGGACCCCGAAACGCGCGAGGGCACCCGCTTCGTCGGGCCGTTCACCGCGATCTGGTACGCCGTCTTCATGATCCCGTTCTTCCTCTGGGTCCGTCCGGTGCGCCGCGCGGCGGTGGAGGGCATCCCGCTGGGTCGCGCGCTCCGGGCGCTGGGGGACACGCTCCGCCGCCTGCCCGAGACGCCGGGCTTCACCGCCTATCTCGGGGCGTCGATGCTCTACCGCGACGCGCTCAACGGGCTCTACACCTTCGGCGGGATCTACGCGGTCGGCGTGCTCGGCTGGTCGGTGATCGATGTCGGCGTCTTCGGCATCCTCGCGGCCGTGACCGGTGCGATCTTCGCATGGATCGGCGGGCGGCTGGACCGGGCGCGCGGGCCGAAGCCGGTGATCACCGGCTGCGTGCTGGCGCTGCTCGTGGCGACGGTCGCGGTTGTCACGGTATCACCCACCTCCGTGATGGGTCTGCCGGTCGCCGAAGGCTCGTCCCTTCCGACGATCGCCTTCTACGTCATCGGCGCCGTGATCGGCGCGGCCGGCGGGTCGCTCCAAGCCTCCAGCCGCACGATGCTCGTCCGGCAGGCCAACCCCGACCGCATCACGGAAGGCTTCGGCCTCTATGCGCTCGCGGGCAAGGCGACGGCCTTTCTCGCGCCGTTCCTGATCGGCTGGGTGACGCTCGCCTCGGGCAGCCAGCAACTCGGCATCCTGCCCATCGCGGGCCTGTTCATCGGCGGGCTGATCCTGCTACTCTGGGTGAAACCTGAAGGGGAAGCCGCATGGTCCGCACGACCCTCATCTGTCTGATATCGCTGCTTTTGGCGCTGCCGGCGCAAGCCCAGCTCGCCAAGGAGCAATTCGGCGCGCAGTCGCGCCCCTCGGCGCAGTCGCCCGAGCCCTTCGGCAGCTATGCGCGGGGATGTGCCGCCGGTCTCGTCGAGCTGCCCGAAACCGGCGACAGCTGGCAGGCCATGCGCCTCAGCCGCAACCGCAACTGGGGCCATCCCGAACTGATCGACCTCGTGCAGGAGGTCGGGCGGCACATGAACCGCATCGGCTGGGGTGGCATCTATGTCGGCGACCTGAGCCAGCCGCGCGGCGGCCCGATGCTGACCGGGCACCGCAGCCACCAGATCGGGCTCGACGCCGACATCTGGCTCTATCCCGCGACCGACATGACGCTCAGCCGCCGCCAGCGCGAGAATATCAGCGCCGTGTCGATGCGTCGGGCCGAAGGGGCCTACGTCAATTCCAACTGGTCCCGCGGCCAGCACGAGCTGGTCAAGAAGGCCGCGCAGGATCGCCGCACCGCGCGCATCTTCATCTTCCCCGGCGCCAAGGTGCAGATGTGCGAGGACGAGACCGGCAATCGCGACTGGCTGCGCAAGGTGCGTCCCTGGTACGGGCACCATTATCACATGCATGTCCGCATCGCCTGTCCGCGTGGCGCGCGCGGCTGCGTCGACCAGGACCCGCCGCCCCGCGGCGATGGCTGCGCCGAGGCGCGGGAATGGCAGGCCAATATCCTGAACCCGCCGCCGCCCGATCCGAACGCCCCCGCACCCACCCCGCGTCGCGAACTTCGGCTCGCCGATCTGCCGCAGCAATGCGCCTCCGTACTCTCTGCGCCCTCGCGCTGATCGCTGGACCCGCCTCCGCCGCCGACTATCTCGGGAGCCACACCTGGCGCCCCGAATGGCACGGGGCGGGCGGGTTCTCTGCGCTGTGGCTGGATGCTGACGGCGCCGGGTTCGTCGTGCTGTCGGACCGGGGCGCCTGGGTGCGCGGACGCCTCTCGCGAGACGCCGCCGGGGCGGTCGCCGGGGTCGCTGTCGACGATCGCGGCCCGCTCCTGCGATCGACGGGGGACGATTTGCGCGGTCTGGAGCGCGACGCCGAGGGCATTGCGCGCGCCGGGGATGCCTTCTACGTCAGCTACGAGGGCGTGCACCGCGTGATGCGGCATTCCGACATCGCGGGCGCGCCCGAACGCTTCGAACAGCCTGACGCGTTCGAGGGGTTGCAGGACAATTCCGGCCTTGAGGCGCTGGCCGCCGATGCCGAGGGCCGTCTCTATGCCATTCCCGAGCGGTCTGGCGCGCTGGACCGGCCCTTCCCGGTCTGGCGCTTCGACGCGGCGGGCTGGGCGGTTGCGTTCGATTTGCCGCGCGACGGCCGCTACCTCGTGGCCGGGGCGGATGTCGGGCCGGACGGGCGGCTTTACGTGCTCGAACGGGATTTCGCGCTGATTGGGTTCCGCAGCCGCGTTCGCAGCTTCGACCTCGACGGCGGCGACGCGCGCACCGAGATCGAGAGCGGGCTCGCGGCGCATGACAACCTCGAAGGCATCTCGGTTTGGCGCGACGCGACGGATCGCCTGCGCGTGACCCTCATCTCCGACGACAACCTCCGCGCGGTGCAGCGCACGGAGTTTGTCGACTACGTGCTGGACTGACGGCATGGAGGCGCGCGCGATCCTGCCAGGTGCGGCAGAAGGCGAGATCGTCGCCTGCACCGAGGGTCTGAGCGTCTGGGGCGGCGTCGACCCGGCGACGGGCCGTATCATCGACGCGCATCATCCGCAGGTCGGGGCCGATCTGGCGGGCCGGATCGTGGTCATGCCGACCAGCCGCGGATCTTGTACCGGGTCCGGCGTGCTGCTGGACCTCATCCTCAACGACCGGGGGCCCGCCGCGCTGATCTTCCGCGAGACCGAGGAGGTGCTGACCCTCGGCGCGCTAATCGCCGCGCGCCTCTTCGAGCGGGTTGTGCCGGTGCTGCGGCTCGGGGCCTCGGACCACGCGGCGATCTCGGCGGCGTCGCACGCACGGATCACGCCGGACGCGCTGGAAACCGACGCGATCTCGATCCCGCTTCGCCCGGTCGGCGGCGCGGTCTCGCTCTCGGGCGTGGACCGCGCGATGCTGGGCGGCGCGGGCGGCGAAGCGGTGCGGATGGCGATGGAGGTCGTCGTCGCCATGGCCGAAGCGCAGGGGGCCGAGGCCCTGATCGATGTCAGCCGCGTCCATATCGACGGCTGCATCTACGCCGCCCCCGCGATGCTGACCTTCGCCGAGGCGATGGCGGCACGCGGCGCGCGGGTCCGGGTTCCGACGACGACCAACGCCATCTCCGTCGATCACGCGAACTGGCGCGCGCAGGGCGTGGCCGAGACTTTCGGCGAACCGGCGGCGCGGCTGGCGGACGCCTATGTGGAGATGGGGGCCGAGGCGAGCTTCACCTGCGCGCCCTACCTTCTGGCCGACCCGCCGAACGCGGGCGAGGTCATCGCCTGGGCGGAATCGAACGCGGTGATCTACGCCAATTCGGTGCTGGGCGCGCGCACGGTGAAGCACGCCGATTTCATGGATCTCTGCATCGCGATCACCGGTCGCGCGCCCGAGACCGGCGTCTATCTCGACGCAGCGCGACGGCCCGCGCGGGTGATCGAGGTCGACCTGCCGATGGAGGATGGCGACTGGGCCATGCTCGGCTGGCTCGCGGGACAGGCCGCGCCCGACCGGGTGCCGCTGCTGACGGGGCTCGAGGCGGCGGAGCCGGATGCGGACGACCTCAAGGCCTTATGCGCGGCATTCGGGACAAGCTCCGCCGCGCCGATGCTGCATATCGCGGGCGTGACGCCCGAAGCCGACCGCCCGCCGCGCGAGGGGGCGGATATGGTTCGGATCGGGGCCGCCGAGATGGCCGCCGCCCGCGCGCGCTTCGCGCTGCCGCCCGGCCCCGTCGACCTCGTCGCGCTGGGCTCGCCCCATGCCTCGGCGGCGGAATGCCGGGCCTTTGCGGCGCGTCTGGACGGACGGCGGGTCGGCACGGCGGTGATCCTGACGCTGGGTCGCGCCGTTCTGGCCGAGATCGCGGGCGACGGGACACGCGAGGCCCTCACCGCGTCAGGCGTGACCCTCGTGCCGGATCTCTGCTGGTGTTCGATCACCGAACCGGTCTTTCCGCCGACGGCGCGCCGGGTGCTGACCAATTCGGGCAAATACGCCCATTACGGACCCGGCCTGTCGGGCCGGGTCGTGGGCTTCGCGGGCCTTGCCGATTGCGCCGAGGCGGCGGTGTCGGGCCGGGTCTAGCCGTCGCGGCCCGGGATGACGTCGCGGCGCGTCAGCGGCAGGTGCCAGTTCTGCATGTGTCCCAGCGCGTCTTCGGCGGTTTCCACGAAGCGGAACAGGTCGAGGTCGTCCTGACCGATGGTCCCTGCGTCGCGCAGCGCCTCCCAGTCGACGATCGACCGCCAGAATGCCTCGCCGAACAGGAGCACCGGCACCCGCTCCATCCGGCCGGTCTGGATCAGCGTCAGCGTCTCGAAGAGCTCGTCCAGCGTGCCGAACCCGCCGGGGAACACGCAGACCGCGGCGGCGCGCACGAGGAAGTGCATCTTCCGCACCGCGAAGTAGTGGAAGTTGAAGCTGAGATCGGGGGTCACGTATTCGTTCGGCGCCTGCTCGTGCGGCAGCACGATGTTGAGGCCGATCGACCGCCCGCCCGCGTCGTTGGCGCCGCGATTGCCGGCCTCCATCACGCCGGGCCCGCCGCCGGTGACCACGACGTTCTCGCGCCCGCCGGTTTCGGCGAGGCTGCGCTCCGTCACGAGCCGGGCGAAGCGGCGCGCCTCCTCGTACTGGCTGGCCAGACCGCGCAGCGTCTCGGTGCGGGCATCGGCGGCATCGGCGGGCCGGGGCACGCGGGCGCCGCCGAACATCACGACCGTCGAGCGCACATCCGCTTCGTCCATCAAAAGCGTCGGCTTCAGAAGCTCCAGCTGCAGGCGGACGGGCCGCAACTCCTCGCGGCAGAGGAAGTCCTCGTCGGCGAAGGCCAGGCGATAGGCCGGGTTCTCGGTCTGCGGCGTCGAGGGAACGCCTTCGGCCGTCTCCAGGTCTTCGCGGGAATGGCGCATCGGGTGGCGGCGGTCGTGGTCCATGGAGGCTCCTTGCATCGCGGGCATCCGGGCGGTGTAACAGGCCCGCAAGGGGGACGCGACATGGATTGGACGACCAAGATCGAAGGCGCGCGGGCGCGGATCGCGGGCCATGCGCGGGTCACGCCCGTCATGGACCTGGCGCTGGGCGGGCACGCGGTTCAGGCGAAGCTGGAGCAGATGCAGCACACCGGCAGCTTCAAGGCGCGTGGGGCGTTCAACACGCTGCTCTCGGCCGATGTGCCGACCGCCGGGGTCGTCGCGGCCTCGGGCGGGAACCACGGCGCGGCGGTGGGCTTCGCGGCGGCGGCGCTGGGCCATCCGGCGCATATCTTCGTGCCCGAGGTGGCGGGCCCCGCCAAGATCGCGGTGATCGAGCGGTCGGGCGCGACCTGCCACGTGGTGCCCGGCCTCTACGCCGATGCGTTGGAGCGGGCACGGACGCACGAGGCCGACACCGGCGCGATGCAGGTCCATGCCTATGACGCCGTGCCGACGGTCGCGGGGCAGGGGACGTGCTTCGCCGAATGGGAGGCGCAGGGCCTCGATGCCGATACGGTGCTGATCGCGGTCGGTGGCGGCGGCCTGATCGCCGGGGCGCTGGCGTGGTTCGGCGGTCGGCGGACGGTCGTCGCGGTCGAGCCGGAGCGGTCGCGGGCCCTCTTCGCCGCACTGGAGGCGGGCGAACCGGTCGACGTGGACGTGTCGGGCGTCGGGGCCAACGCGCTCGGGGCCAAGCGGATCGGCTCGATCTGCTTCGATCTGGCGACTGCGGGCGGCTGCCGGAGCGTCACGGTCACGGACGATGCGATCCTTGAGGCGCAAGCGGTGCTCTGGCGCGAGGCGCGGCAACTGGTCGAGCCGGCGGGTGCATGTGCCCTCGCCGCGCTGACCTCGGGGGCCTACGTGCCGGAGGCGGGCGAGCGGGTCGCCGTGCTGGTCTGCGGTGCGAATCCCGCGCCCGATCCCATCGGCTAGAGCCGCGACAGGATCAGGCCACCCGCCACCATTGCGAGGGCGAGGACGCGCTTGAGCGTGATCGGCGTCACCGGCGCGCCGAACGCGCCCATCGCGTCGAGCACCAGTGCCGCCCCGAGCTGTCCCAGCAGGAGTGCGGCAAAGGCCGTGAGGATGCCGATCACCGGCACCGACCAGAGCATTGCCCAGACGACGCCCGCCCCCAGAAGCCCGCCGATCCAGAGAAGCGGCGGCGCGGCCAGCGCACGCGCGAAGGCGGGGCCTTGCCCGAAGGCCAGCGTGAGGACCGTCAGCGCCACGAACCCGACCCCGAACGAGATCGCCGCCGCCCCCACGCCGCTGCCGATCGCCTTGCCCAGCGAGGCGTTCAGCGGGGCCTGAATCGCGAAGCCGATTCCCACGATGAACACGATTGCGACGGGCAGCAGGACCTGGGGGGACATGGGGGCGGCTCCGATGTTGTGCCAAACCGGCGTGGCGGATAGGAGGCTGGCAGTCAACGAAAGGTCTGCGCCCCATGTCGAACGAACAGCTCGAAGCCGCCATCGAAGCCGCATGGGACGCCCGCGACCAGATCACGCCCCAGACCACGGGCGAGACGCGGGACGCCATCGAGACCACGCTGGACGCGCTGGACTCGGGCGAACTTCGAGTGGCCGAGAAGCGCGGCGCGGATTGGCACGTCAACCAGTGGGCCAAGAAGGCGGTGCTGCTGGGCTTCCGTCTCAAGGACATGTCCCCGCAGGACGGCGGCCCGCAGGGCGGCACCTGGTGGGACAAGGTCGATTCGAAGTTCGCCGGCTGGAATGCCGCCCGGTGGGAGCAGGCGGGCTTTCGCGCGGTGCCGAACTGCATCGTGCGCCGCTCGGCCTATATCGCGCCCGGCGTCGTCCTGATGCCGTCCTTCGTCAATCTCGGGGCCTACGTGGACACGGGCACCATGGTCGACACCTGGGCCACCGTCGGCTCCTGCGCGCAGATCGGCAAGAACGTGCATCTCTCGGGCGGGGTCGGCATCGGCGGCGTGCTGGAGCCGATGCAGGCCGGGCCGACCATCATCGAGGATGATTGCTTCATCGGCGCGCGCTCCGAAGTGGTCGAGGGCTGCATCGTGCGCGAAGGCTCGGTTCTCGGCATGGGCGTGTTCATCGGAAAGTCGACCAAGATCGTCGACCGCGAGACGGGCGATGTCAGCTATGGCGAGGTGCCGGCGGGATCGGTCGTTGTCGCGGGGTCGCTGCCGTCGAAGAACGGCGTGAACCTCTATTGCGCCGTGATCGTCAAGCGGGTGGACGCGCAGACGCGCTCCAAGACGTCGATCAACGAGTTGCTGCGGGACTGAAGAACGTCGGGCGGTGGTCGCCCCTAGGGCGTCTCGTCCATCCGGCGGGCCCAGGCGTCCTGCGCCAGCCGGTCCTCCTCCAGGGCATCCATCCGTGCGAGTGCGGCATCCGTGCGCCAGAAGCTCTTGACCAGCGCGCGGCGCCAGGCCCGGCGAGCGGACGCGGGCGACCACGGCAGTCGCGCCGTCGCCAACCAGCCGCGCAGCACCGGTGGCAGCGCGTCGAAATCGTCCATGTTGTGCCGCCGCGCCTGCGCCAGCTTGAGGGACGTGCGCTGATTGTCCGCCATACCCGACCTCCCGACGACTGAGATGGGGTCGCGGGAAAACCCTGTCAAACGCGGCCGTCGCCCCGAGGCCCGCGCCTCTCTCCCGAAAACAGCAGCGCCGATGCAGAAACCAAGGCGAACCGACGCGATCCGAACGGCCCGCGACCCTCGTCGCTGCCGGTTCGAACCCGCCCGGCACGGAGTCGCGCATCGGGCATGTAAAAAGACGCCCAGATCCCGCGTCGGGGCGGAACATCCCCGGCGAAACCGCGTTGACCCGCCAGTGCACAACCTGAACGGAGGACCTCAGAATGGGTCTCGGACTACTTGGCTCCATCATCGTCGGCGGACTTGCCGGCTGGATTGCGAGCATGATCATGAAGGCCGATACCGGTCTCCTGATGAACATCATCCTCGGCATTGTCGGCGCCGTGGTCCTCAACCTGATCCTCGGGCTCTTCGGCATCTATGCCGCGGACGCATGGATCCCGCAGTTGATCGTCGGCATCATCGGCGCCTGCATCCTGATCTTCGGGGTGCGCGCCGTCCGTAGCTGACGCGACGCGACCAGAACGACCGAAGCGCCGTCCCCGACCGGGGGCGGCGTTTCGCGTTTGCGGGGCCGGTTGACACCGCGGGCCGCGCGCCGCACCCCGGAGCGATGACCGAGAAGAAGCCCAAGCGCCCGCATCACGTCTATACCCTGCTGGTCGAAGTGGGGCGGAAGACCGGCGACGGCCTGCCCGATGGCGCGTCGGGTGCCGCGCTCATGTGCTACGCCAGCGGCGTCGACGAGGACGAGGCTGTCCGCGAGACCGTGGCCGTCCTCAAGACCGCCGACATGAACGTGCTGGAGGTGACCGGCTACGGCTCGCTTGAGGAGCGGCTGGAGGACGGCCACGACATCGAGGATGACGAACGCGCCCTGATGGACCGCGCGCTGGCCGAAAACTCGGTCGTCGTCGCCCAGAGCACCGTCTTCCTGGAGGACTGACATGGCCGTCGATCCCGTCGACCTGACCGCGCGGCTGGTCCGCTGCCCCAGCGTGACCCCCGAGGAAGGCGGCGCGCTGGTCCTGCTCGAGGATCTGCTGACCGAGGCCGGGTTCGCCTGCACCCGCGTCGACCGCAGCGGCGTCTCGAACCTCTTCGCGCGCTGGGGTGAAAAGGGCGCGGCGCACAGCTTCGGGTTCAACGGCCACACCGACGTCGTTCCCGTGGGCGATGCCGCCGCTTGGACCCACGACCCCTTCGGCGCGGTGATCGAAGAAGGCTGGCTCTACGGGCGGGGTGCCACGGACATGAAGTCGGGCGTGGCAGCATTCGCCGCCGCCGCGGTCGATTTCGTGGCCGACACGCCCCCCGACGGTGCGGTCATCCTCGCCATCACCGGCGACGAGGAGGGGGATGCGACCGACGGGACCGTCGCGCTGCTCGAATGGATGGAGGCCGAGGGCGAGCGGATGGACGTCTGCCTCGTCGGCGAGCCCACCTCGCCCGATCACATGGGCCAGATGATGAAGATCGGACGGCGAGGGTCGATGTCGGCCTGGTTCACGTTCACCGGCACCCAGGGACACGCCGCCTATCCCGACCGTGCGTTGAACCCACTGCCCGCGATGGCGCGGCTGATGGCCGAACTTTCGGCGCATGAGCTGGACGCAGGCACCGAGCATTTCGATGCCTCCACGCTTGCCGTGGTCACGATGGATGTCGGCAATCCCGCGACGAACGTGATCCCCGCCGAGGGGCGCGCGACCGTCAACATCCGCTTCAACGACGCCCATTCCGGTGCGTCCCTGACCGATTGGCTGCGCGGCGAGGCGCATCGCATCGCGGCCGAAACGGGGGTGACCATCGGGATGAGGGTCAAGATCTCGGGCGAGAGCTTCGTGACGCCGCCGGGCGACCTCTCCTCGCTCGTGGCGAACGCCGTGCAGGTCGAGACGAACCGAACCCCCGAGATGTCGACCACCGGCGGCACGTCGGATGCGCGCTTCGTCAAGGATCACTGCCCGGTCGTCGAGTTCGGCCTTGTCGGCCACCGGATGCACGCCGTGGACGAGTGTGTGCGGGTCGAGCAGATCGGTCAGCTCAAGGCGATCTATGCCCGGATCCTGCGCGATTATTTCGGGACGGGCGCGCCCCGCTGACGCTCAGCCGGCGCGCAGGAAGACCGGAGCGTCGAGCGGGCTCTCCTGCCACGCGTAGCCGCCGGAGGTGAACGCGCGCAGATCTTCCGGATCGGTGATCCGGTGCTCGGCGACAAAGCGCGCCATCGCGCCGCGGGCCTGCTTGGCGAAAAAGCTGACGACCTTCGCGCCGCTGGGCCGGTCTTCGAGGAA
This portion of the uncultured Jannaschia sp. genome encodes:
- a CDS encoding threonine/serine dehydratase — translated: MDWTTKIEGARARIAGHARVTPVMDLALGGHAVQAKLEQMQHTGSFKARGAFNTLLSADVPTAGVVAASGGNHGAAVGFAAAALGHPAHIFVPEVAGPAKIAVIERSGATCHVVPGLYADALERARTHEADTGAMQVHAYDAVPTVAGQGTCFAEWEAQGLDADTVLIAVGGGGLIAGALAWFGGRRTVVAVEPERSRALFAALEAGEPVDVDVSGVGANALGAKRIGSICFDLATAGGCRSVTVTDDAILEAQAVLWREARQLVEPAGACALAALTSGAYVPEAGERVAVLVCGANPAPDPIG
- a CDS encoding aconitase X, producing the protein MEARAILPGAAEGEIVACTEGLSVWGGVDPATGRIIDAHHPQVGADLAGRIVVMPTSRGSCTGSGVLLDLILNDRGPAALIFRETEEVLTLGALIAARLFERVVPVLRLGASDHAAISAASHARITPDALETDAISIPLRPVGGAVSLSGVDRAMLGGAGGEAVRMAMEVVVAMAEAQGAEALIDVSRVHIDGCIYAAPAMLTFAEAMAARGARVRVPTTTNAISVDHANWRAQGVAETFGEPAARLADAYVEMGAEASFTCAPYLLADPPNAGEVIAWAESNAVIYANSVLGARTVKHADFMDLCIAITGRAPETGVYLDAARRPARVIEVDLPMEDGDWAMLGWLAGQAAPDRVPLLTGLEAAEPDADDLKALCAAFGTSSAAPMLHIAGVTPEADRPPREGADMVRIGAAEMAAARARFALPPGPVDLVALGSPHASAAECRAFAARLDGRRVGTAVILTLGRAVLAEIAGDGTREALTASGVTLVPDLCWCSITEPVFPPTARRVLTNSGKYAHYGPGLSGRVVGFAGLADCAEAAVSGRV
- a CDS encoding MFS transporter, which produces MTTETDAGALRKRVRGWMMFDFASQPYNTLLLTFIFGPYFATVVGDPVAAQSMWGFAIGFAGLAIALLAPVLGALADASGRHLGWIWFFSGLYILGAAALWWAVPDADGVTLILVAFCLGLIGMEFATIFTNAMLPTLGPRDEIGRISGSGWALGYVGGVIALVIMLLLFAENASGVTLLGQPPLFGLDPETREGTRFVGPFTAIWYAVFMIPFFLWVRPVRRAAVEGIPLGRALRALGDTLRRLPETPGFTAYLGASMLYRDALNGLYTFGGIYAVGVLGWSVIDVGVFGILAAVTGAIFAWIGGRLDRARGPKPVITGCVLALLVATVAVVTVSPTSVMGLPVAEGSSLPTIAFYVIGAVIGAAGGSLQASSRTMLVRQANPDRITEGFGLYALAGKATAFLAPFLIGWVTLASGSQQLGILPIAGLFIGGLILLLWVKPEGEAAWSARPSSV
- a CDS encoding D-amino acid aminotransferase, which produces MDKISTHEAEEDARNADILIWIDGTLTPRPDAKVSVYDSGFMLGDGVWEGLRLYDGRWTFPDEHVARLFEAAKAIDLDIGRSPDEVLDALEETRAANGMTSDAHARLMVTRGVKRLPFQHPRLSVSGPTMVIIMEHSRPKIPRPVSLATVPHLRGLPMTQDPKLNSHSKLNCILACIAAEKAGADEALMLDVHGFVNTTNACNFFIVRNGAVWTSTGDYCMNGITRQKVIDLCRANDIPVFERNFSLVDTYGADEAFLTGTFGAQTPVGMIDGRVIGTGELGPVTQRLRELYKILVSV
- a CDS encoding TIGR00730 family Rossman fold protein yields the protein MDHDRRHPMRHSREDLETAEGVPSTPQTENPAYRLAFADEDFLCREELRPVRLQLELLKPTLLMDEADVRSTVVMFGGARVPRPADAADARTETLRGLASQYEEARRFARLVTERSLAETGGRENVVVTGGGPGVMEAGNRGANDAGGRSIGLNIVLPHEQAPNEYVTPDLSFNFHYFAVRKMHFLVRAAAVCVFPGGFGTLDELFETLTLIQTGRMERVPVLLFGEAFWRSIVDWEALRDAGTIGQDDLDLFRFVETAEDALGHMQNWHLPLTRRDVIPGRDG
- the mepA gene encoding penicillin-insensitive murein endopeptidase, with product MVRTTLICLISLLLALPAQAQLAKEQFGAQSRPSAQSPEPFGSYARGCAAGLVELPETGDSWQAMRLSRNRNWGHPELIDLVQEVGRHMNRIGWGGIYVGDLSQPRGGPMLTGHRSHQIGLDADIWLYPATDMTLSRRQRENISAVSMRRAEGAYVNSNWSRGQHELVKKAAQDRRTARIFIFPGAKVQMCEDETGNRDWLRKVRPWYGHHYHMHVRIACPRGARGCVDQDPPPRGDGCAEAREWQANILNPPPPDPNAPAPTPRRELRLADLPQQCASVLSAPSR
- a CDS encoding acyl-CoA thioesterase, with product MYPFLRLAHQLVRARGLPPLGLRDVHVSQHRCWPWDLDGFMEMNNGRTLTLYDLGRFGAGVRMGLSGVLREKRWGLAVAGTSVRYRKRVTAFQRIEMRTRVVGWDARFVYIVQDMWVAGTCCSQALLRTAVVAGGRAVPTSEVLAAMGEDATPPELPEWVAAWIEAEATRPWPPERPAAA
- a CDS encoding YggT family protein is translated as MTSLFQIIMMLLSVAQTIIIVHIIMSWLIQFGVLNLGQPIVAQIWDGLNRLLEPVYGPIRRALPQMGGLDLAPLIVILGIFVLRTVLINNAPAFY
- a CDS encoding esterase-like activity of phytase family protein, encoding MRLRTLCALALIAGPASAADYLGSHTWRPEWHGAGGFSALWLDADGAGFVVLSDRGAWVRGRLSRDAAGAVAGVAVDDRGPLLRSTGDDLRGLERDAEGIARAGDAFYVSYEGVHRVMRHSDIAGAPERFEQPDAFEGLQDNSGLEALAADAEGRLYAIPERSGALDRPFPVWRFDAAGWAVAFDLPRDGRYLVAGADVGPDGRLYVLERDFALIGFRSRVRSFDLDGGDARTEIESGLAAHDNLEGISVWRDATDRLRVTLISDDNLRAVQRTEFVDYVLD